One genomic region from Mycobacterium basiliense encodes:
- a CDS encoding PPE family protein: MNFSVMPPEINSMLMFAGAGPEPMLVAAEAWGELAAELQSAAAGFSALTSGLTGQFWQGPAAQAMTGVAQAYAGHLTATAAQADQVSAQANGVAAVFDAARAAIVHPLAVAANRTQLVSLVFSNLFGQNAPAIAAVEANYEEMWAQDVSAMSGYHAGASAAAAQLAPWELTSRGIVIPLPDNIGILNFTPGNIGDFNLGIGNIGDLNLGSGNTGNNNLGNGNFGNLNLGSGNGNSGNGDSTAQLLSSFNLGSGNLGDFNVGSGNLGMFNLGSGNTGDTNFGFGNIGDLNLGSGNIGSHNFGSGNSGNANLGSGNTGDSNFGLGNTGSTNFGSGNTGSVNVGSGNLGDGNVGWGNLGSHNIGFGNKGSNNIGFGLTGDNQIGINFGGLNSGHGNIGLFNSGNDNVGFFNSGDKNIGIANSGLGVGPLSTEFFTSGEFNSGVGSSGTLNTGWGNSGSTNSGYFNSGDTNTGLFNSGDTNTGLFNSGDTNTGFFNSGDTNTGSFNAGTANFGSFNGGSINTGGFNSGSINTGYANSGGTNTGVLNAGNLNTGPFSPFDQPVVNSGFSNDFDGPFGKGGVNQSGAFNQGNGNSGFDSGDNIEGGTISSSGFENHGNFGSGFLNAGSFSSGFRNTGPEGINPGFMSGFVNSSGTFISGFFNAGTFTPGLLETFNSGFGNLGNQVSGLFNAQNVKSGPFH, from the coding sequence GTGAATTTTTCAGTAATGCCACCGGAAATCAATTCGATGTTGATGTTTGCCGGTGCGGGCCCCGAGCCGATGCTGGTGGCTGCCGAAGCTTGGGGTGAATTGGCCGCCGAATTGCAGTCGGCGGCGGCCGGGTTTTCCGCGCTGACCTCGGGGCTGACCGGTCAGTTTTGGCAAGGTCCTGCGGCCCAGGCGATGACGGGTGTGGCGCAGGCCTACGCTGGGCACCTGACCGCGACTGCGGCTCAAGCCGACCAGGTGTCGGCCCAAGCCAACGGGGTGGCCGCCGTCTTTGATGCGGCGCGGGCGGCGATCGTCCATCCGCTGGCGGTGGCGGCCAACCGCACCCAGCTGGTGTCCTTGGTGTTTTCGAATCTGTTCGGTCAAAACGCGCCGGCGATTGCGGCGGTCGAGGCCAACTACGAGGAGATGTGGGCCCAGGACGTGTCCGCCATGTCCGGTTACCACGCCGGAGCGTCGGCGGCCGCCGCGCAGTTGGCACCGTGGGAGCTGACGTCGCGGGGAATCGTCATACCGCTGCCGGACAACATCGGCATCCTCAACTTCACCCCGGGCAACATCGGTGACTTCAACCTGGGCATCGGCAATATCGGAGATCTCAATCTGGGTAGCGGAAACACGGGCAACAACAATCTGGGTAACGGCAACTTCGGCAATCTCAACCTGGGCAGCGGAAACGGCAACTCGGGCAACGGGGACTCCACGGCACAGCTCCTGTCCAGCTTCAACCTGGGCAGCGGAAACCTGGGCGATTTCAACGTGGGCAGCGGCAATTTGGGCATGTTCAACCTGGGTAGCGGCAACACCGGTGACACCAACTTTGGCTTCGGCAACATCGGCGACTTGAACCTCGGTAGTGGGAACATCGGCAGCCACAACTTTGGTTCCGGGAACAGCGGCAACGCGAACTTGGGCAGCGGAAACACCGGAGACTCCAACTTTGGTTTGGGGAATACCGGAAGCACCAACTTCGGCAGTGGGAACACGGGCTCTGTCAACGTCGGCAGTGGCAACCTTGGGGACGGCAACGTCGGTTGGGGGAACCTGGGTAGTCACAACATCGGGTTCGGAAACAAAGGCAGCAACAACATTGGCTTCGGGCTGACCGGCGACAACCAGATCGGTATCAATTTCGGCGGGCTGAACAGTGGCCACGGAAATATTGGCCTCTTCAACTCCGGCAACGACAACGTGGGTTTCTTCAACTCCGGAGACAAGAACATCGGAATCGCCAACTCGGGCTTGGGAGTTGGTCCACTGAGCACCGAATTCTTCACTTCGGGCGAATTCAACTCCGGCGTCGGCAGCTCGGGCACGCTCAACACTGGCTGGGGCAACTCGGGTTCCACCAACAGCGGCTACTTCAACTCCGGTGACACCAACACCGGCCTGTTCAATTCGGGCGACACCAACACCGGTTTGTTCAACTCGGGTGACACCAACACGGGTTTCTTCAATTCGGGTGACACCAACACGGGATCGTTCAATGCCGGAACTGCAAACTTTGGCAGCTTCAACGGCGGCAGCATCAATACCGGTGGCTTCAACTCGGGCAGCATCAATACCGGCTACGCCAACTCCGGCGGCACAAATACGGGCGTTCTCAATGCGGGCAATCTCAACACCGGCCCGTTCAGCCCCTTTGATCAACCGGTGGTGAACTCGGGCTTCTCCAATGACTTCGACGGACCATTCGGCAAAGGGGGGGTCAACCAATCGGGCGCCTTTAATCAAGGCAACGGCAACTCGGGCTTTGACTCCGGTGACAACATAGAAGGGGGCACCATTAGCTCCTCGGGCTTCGAGAACCATGGCAACTTCGGTTCTGGTTTCTTGAATGCCGGCTCGTTTAGCTCGGGCTTCCGAAACACCGGCCCCGAGGGCATCAACCCCGGCTTCATGTCGGGCTTCGTCAACAGCTCGGGGACGTTCATCTCCGGATTCTTCAACGCGGGTACCTTTACCCCGGGGTTGTTGGAGACGTTCAACTCGGGCTTCGGGAACCTGGGCAACCAGGTATCGGGCTTGTTCAACGCGCAGAACGTCAAGTCCGGGCCGTTCCACTGA
- a CDS encoding dTMP kinase → MLIAIEGVDGAGKRTLSEGLRTEFEAAGKSVATLAFPRYGSSVTADIAAEALHGEHGDLASSVFAMATLFALDRAAAVEEIHGLCLAYEVVLLDRYVASNAAYSAARLHEGSAGAAVAWVRRMEYQRFGLPEPDWQVLLAVPVELAGERSRGRAREDPGRPRDSYERDAELQRRTGLVYTELAAAGWGGPWLVVDADVDPGDLAATLMSPTAPDGRI, encoded by the coding sequence GTGCTGATCGCGATCGAAGGCGTGGACGGCGCGGGTAAGCGAACCCTGTCCGAGGGCCTGCGCACGGAGTTCGAGGCCGCCGGAAAGTCGGTGGCCACGCTGGCCTTCCCCCGTTACGGGAGCTCGGTCACGGCCGATATCGCCGCAGAGGCTCTGCATGGCGAGCACGGTGATCTTGCGTCGTCGGTGTTCGCGATGGCGACGCTGTTCGCGCTGGATCGGGCCGCCGCAGTAGAGGAGATCCACGGTTTGTGTCTGGCCTACGAGGTGGTGCTGCTGGACCGCTACGTGGCCTCCAACGCAGCCTACAGCGCGGCTCGCCTGCATGAGGGCTCCGCCGGCGCGGCGGTGGCCTGGGTGCGGCGGATGGAGTATCAACGGTTCGGGTTGCCGGAGCCCGACTGGCAGGTGCTGCTCGCGGTGCCCGTCGAGCTCGCCGGGGAAAGGTCGCGTGGGCGGGCCCGCGAGGACCCCGGCCGGCCGCGCGACAGCTACGAACGCGACGCCGAACTGCAGCGGCGCACCGGCCTGGTGTATACCGAGTTGGCCGCCGCCGGATGGGGCGGACCCTGGCTGGTCGTCGACGCGGATGTCGATCCGGGTGATCTGGCGGCGACTTTGATGTCGCCGACGGCCCCGGACGGGAGAATTTGA
- the mtrA gene encoding two-component system response regulator MtrA, translated as MEIMRQRILVVDDDASLAEMLTIVLRGEGFDTAVIGDGTQALTAVRELRPDLVLLDLMLPGMNGIDVCRVLRADSGVPIVMLTAKTDTVDVVLGLESGADDYIMKPFKPKELVARVRARLRRNDDEPAEMLSIADVDIDVPAHKVTRNGEQISLTPLEFDLLVALARKPRQVFTRDVLLEQVWGYRHPADTRLVNVHVQRLRAKVEKDPENPTVVLTVRGVGYKAGPP; from the coding sequence ATGGAGATCATGAGGCAAAGGATTCTTGTCGTCGATGACGACGCTTCGCTGGCTGAGATGCTGACCATCGTGTTGCGTGGGGAGGGCTTCGACACCGCGGTCATCGGCGACGGTACTCAGGCCCTGACTGCGGTGCGTGAATTGCGCCCCGACTTGGTGCTATTGGATTTGATGCTGCCCGGCATGAACGGCATCGACGTGTGTCGGGTGTTGCGCGCCGATTCCGGCGTGCCGATCGTGATGCTGACCGCCAAGACCGACACCGTCGATGTGGTGTTGGGTCTTGAGTCGGGTGCCGACGACTACATCATGAAGCCCTTCAAGCCCAAGGAACTGGTCGCTCGGGTGCGTGCTCGGCTGCGCCGCAACGACGATGAGCCCGCCGAGATGCTCTCCATCGCCGACGTCGATATCGATGTGCCGGCACACAAGGTCACTCGCAATGGTGAGCAGATCTCGCTGACGCCGCTGGAGTTCGACCTGCTGGTTGCGCTGGCACGCAAACCCCGCCAGGTGTTTACTCGTGATGTGCTGCTCGAACAGGTGTGGGGGTACCGGCACCCGGCGGATACCCGCCTGGTGAACGTGCACGTCCAGCGTCTGCGGGCCAAGGTCGAGAAAGACCCGGAGAACCCGACCGTGGTATTGACCGTTCGAGGAGTGGGTTACAAGGCCGGACCTCCGTGA
- the mtrB gene encoding MtrAB system histidine kinase MtrB: protein MIWGSRRRIRGRWGRSGPMTRGLSALSRAVGVAWRRSLQLRVVALTLGLSLAVVLALGFVLTSQVTNRVLDIKLKAAIDQIERARNTVSGIVNGEETRSLDSSLQLARNTLTSKTDPASGAGQAGAFDAVLMVPGDGPRAASTAGPVDQVPPALRGFVKAGQAAYQYATVHTDGFSGPALIVGTPTSSRVANLELYLIFPLANEQATITLVRGTMATGSLVLLVLLAGIALLVSRQVVVPVRSASRIAERFAEGHLSERMPVRGEDDMARLALSFNDMAESLSRQITQLEEFGNLQRRFTSDVSHELRTPLTTVRMAADLIYDHSADLDPTLRRSIELMVSELDRFESLLNDLLEISRHDAGVAELSVEAVDLRATVNNALGNVGHLAEEAGIELLVDLPTEEVIAEVDARRVERILRNLIANAIDHAEHKPVRIRMAADEDTVAVTVRDYGVGLRPGEEKLVFSRFWRADPSRVRRSGGTGLGLAISVEDARLHQGRLEAWGEPGQGACFRLTLPLVRGHKVTTSPLPMKPVPQPAPQPNVTEHDERQRPREHAEWSG, encoded by the coding sequence TTGATTTGGGGCTCGCGGCGACGCATTCGGGGTCGTTGGGGGCGCTCTGGCCCGATGACACGAGGCTTGAGTGCGTTGAGTCGAGCCGTAGGTGTCGCATGGCGCCGGTCGCTGCAACTGCGAGTCGTGGCGTTGACCCTTGGACTTTCCCTGGCCGTGGTGTTGGCGCTGGGCTTCGTGCTGACCAGCCAAGTCACCAACCGCGTGCTCGACATCAAGCTCAAGGCCGCGATCGACCAGATCGAGCGAGCGCGCAACACCGTCAGCGGAATCGTCAACGGTGAAGAGACGAGGTCGTTGGACAGCAGCCTGCAACTGGCCCGAAACACGCTGACGTCGAAAACTGATCCCGCCTCGGGTGCCGGCCAAGCGGGCGCCTTTGATGCGGTGCTGATGGTGCCGGGGGACGGACCGCGGGCCGCCTCCACGGCCGGTCCCGTCGACCAGGTGCCCCCCGCGTTGCGCGGGTTCGTCAAGGCTGGGCAGGCCGCCTACCAGTACGCCACCGTGCATACCGATGGTTTCTCCGGCCCGGCGCTCATCGTCGGTACGCCGACGTCGTCGCGGGTGGCGAACCTGGAGTTGTATCTCATCTTTCCCCTGGCCAACGAGCAGGCCACGATCACGCTGGTGCGAGGCACGATGGCGACCGGCAGCCTGGTGCTGCTGGTCCTGCTGGCCGGCATCGCGCTGCTGGTATCGCGCCAGGTCGTGGTGCCGGTACGGTCGGCGTCGCGGATCGCCGAACGATTCGCCGAGGGCCATCTCTCCGAACGCATGCCCGTGCGCGGTGAAGACGACATGGCCCGGTTGGCGTTGTCGTTCAACGACATGGCGGAAAGCCTGTCCCGTCAGATCACCCAACTCGAGGAGTTCGGCAACCTGCAGCGCCGGTTCACCTCCGATGTCAGCCATGAACTACGCACCCCGCTGACCACGGTTCGAATGGCGGCCGATTTGATCTACGACCACAGCGCAGACCTGGACCCGACGCTGCGTCGTTCCATCGAGTTGATGGTCAGCGAGCTGGACCGGTTCGAGTCGTTGCTCAACGACCTGCTGGAAATCTCCCGGCACGACGCCGGGGTGGCCGAGTTGTCTGTCGAGGCGGTCGATTTGCGCGCTACCGTCAACAACGCGCTGGGGAACGTGGGCCATCTGGCCGAGGAGGCCGGCATCGAACTGCTCGTGGACCTGCCCACCGAAGAGGTGATCGCCGAGGTCGATGCGCGCCGGGTGGAACGGATACTGCGCAACCTGATCGCCAACGCCATCGACCACGCCGAACATAAACCGGTGCGCATCCGGATGGCCGCCGACGAAGACACCGTCGCGGTCACCGTCCGTGATTACGGGGTGGGGCTGCGGCCCGGTGAGGAGAAGCTGGTGTTCAGCCGGTTCTGGCGCGCGGACCCCTCGCGGGTGCGGCGCTCCGGCGGCACCGGGCTGGGCTTGGCGATCAGCGTCGAAGATGCCCGGCTGCATCAGGGACGGTTGGAGGCGTGGGGCGAGCCCGGCCAGGGTGCCTGTTTCCGGCTGACGCTTCCGCTGGTCCGCGGCCATAAGGTCACCACCAGCCCGCTGCCCATGAAACCGGTCCCGCAACCGGCCCCACAACCGAACGTAACGGAGCACGACGAACGCCAGCGTCCACGCGAGCACGCGGAGTGGAGCGGCTGA